A region of the Syntrophorhabdaceae bacterium genome:
TCGATTCCACGACGATATGTCCATTATGTTTTTTTATAATGGAGTATGCGATTGCAAGACCAAGGCCCATTCCCTTCTGGATCCCCATATCTTTTGTAGAAAAATATGGATCAAAAACCTTTGGAATATTTTCAGGCGCAATTCCGGCCCCCTTATCTTCAATCGCTATCTTTACGTAATCTCCCGGGAATACCGGGATAATATCTTCGCCTGTTACCGTTGCGTTTTCAGCACGGATTGTTATGGTTCCACCTTTGGGCATCGCCTCTTTTGCATTCAAAACAATGTTGTGAATGACCTGCCTCAACTGTGCCTCATCCGCTTCTATCGTGTGGAGGTTGCCCGGGAGCAGGTATTCACACTTCACGTTAGAACCGGACAGGGTAAAACGAGAGACATTTTTCAAGACGGGGGCTATCTTTACCTCCTTCTTCAGCGGCTCTCCTCCCTGTGAAAACGTTATAAGCTGTTGTGTCAGCTCTTTCCCATGATCCGCTATCTTTTCTGCTTCAGTAAGGTATGAATACACCTTACTTTCCGATGATGCTTGCATCCTGGCGAGCTCCATATATCCGGTTACGCCCATCAGGAGATTGTTGAAGTCATGGGCAACCCCTCCGGCAAGCGTGCCTATGGACTCAAGGTTCCTCACCTTTATCAGCTCTTCCTCTATGAGTTTCCGCAATGTAAGGTCCTCAAAGAAAGCGATATTCGCGATTCCTTCTGCCATATCTAAAAGCTTTACGGTGACCTGCATCGGAAATTCCGAGCCGTCTTTCCTTAACCCCGTTGTCTCATAACTGTTGATGACCTCTTCCCCGCTCTCCTGCCGTATGGTCTTGTCCCACACGTCATCCCGGCACTGCGGGGCAACAATATCCAGTAAGGATCTTCCTACGATCTCGGATCTTTTTCCATAGCCAAACATCTTCATGGAAGTAGCATTTGAAAACAGTATGATATTGTTTCGTGTGATATGAATAGCGAAAGGGGATTCCTCAACCAGTGAACGGAAGCGCTCTTCGCTTTCTTTTAATCTCTTTTCGGCATGTCTTCGTTTGGTAATATCTCTTGCAAAAATGGCGATCATGGTAACTTTGTTTTTGTTATTGAGGACAGGGTAGACCGAATGTTCGATAAAATGCCCTTCCCTTTCATCTTCAAAGATGCCCGGCTTTTTATTCTTCACGATCTCCTGGATCCATTTTTTCCTTCTTTCCGATACCTCGTCAAGCATGAGATCATAGATCGATCTGCCAGGAAGTTCCACAAG
Encoded here:
- a CDS encoding PAS domain S-box protein; its protein translation is MKGSYKTKGKPIDELKQSRKELSSVQKLKKRLSTVERKLKEQQDKFLAILDAAKISIALTDINGRYIHVNKTFETRTGYTSSEVIGKTAHELNIFADEEQYQRLHQEIVTKGFVHEIEMLLRVKSGGVRNCLMSFQVVKEDNDVFAVGTAFDITEHKRAREDLLESEEKIRALLNATTEAALLMTTDGIIKIANETAAQRLKTPLVELPGRSIYDLMLDEVSERRKKWIQEIVKNKKPGIFEDEREGHFIEHSVYPVLNNKNKVTMIAIFARDITKRRHAEKRLKESEERFRSLVEESPFAIHITRNNIILFSNATSMKMFGYGKRSEIVGRSLLDIVAPQCRDDVWDKTIRQESGEEVINSYETTGLRKDGSEFPMQVTVKLLDMAEGIANIAFFEDLTLRKLIEEELIKVRNLESIGTLAGGVAHDFNNLLMGVTGYMELARMQASSESKVYSYLTEAEKIADHGKELTQQLITFSQGGEPLKKEVKIAPVLKNVSRFTLSGSNVKCEYLLPGNLHTIEADEAQLRQVIHNIVLNAKEAMPKGGTITIRAENATVTGEDIIPVFPGDYVKIAIEDKGAGIAPENIPKVFDPYFSTKDMGIQKGMGLGLAIAYSIIKKHNGHIVVESIPNTGTSFIVYLPVYVKKPESSEKAGSTPAQKKRILFMDDEVFIRTIGNEILAHLGYDVTLTQDGNETVLVYKQEKHAGRPFDAVILDLTMKGGIGGKEVLREILSIDPDVKAVISSGYTDDPVLSDYVSFGFKGAITKPYNINRLREVLKEVMSKKK